In Bradyrhizobium sp. WD16, the genomic stretch GCGGCGCGGCGCGCGGCTGTCGTTGACGCGGATTCCGGCGGAGATCGCCCCGCTCGTCAGCGCGGTCAACGGCGCGCTGCGGCGGCTCGACCACGGCTACGAACGCAGCAAGCGCTTCCTGATCGACGCGGCGCACGAGATCCGCACGCCCATCGCGATCCTGCAGGTCCGGCTTCACGCGCTCGCCGACGGCCCGGAAAAGGCCCGGCTGGTCGAGGATGTGGCGCGGCTTGCCACCCTCGCCGAGCAGCTTCTCGATCTGCAGCGTCTCGATCTTCATCCTGAATCGATGTCGCGGGTCAACCTCGTCGAGGTCGGCCGCCGCGTCGTCTCCGATCTCGCCCCGCTCGCCATCGCCGCCGGCTACGACATCGCCTTCGCCTGCGAGGTCGACGAGGTCGGCGTCGAGGGCGACCCGGTCGCGCTGGAGCGGGCGCTGATCAATCTCGTGCAGAACGCGATCGCGCATGGCGGCCGCCGCGGATCGATCACCGTCAGCATCGAGCAGAGGGGACTCGTCGCCGTCTCCGACGAGGGGCCCGGAATTGCGCTGGCCGACCGCGAACGGATCTTCGAGCCTTTCCACCGCCTGCGTTCGGCGCCTGCCGGGCTCGGGCTCGGCCTCAATATCGTCCGCGAAATCGTTTTTCGGCATCATGGCCGCATCGTCGTCCGCGACAATCCCGTCAAGGGCACCCGCTTCGAGATGACGTTTCCCGTCGTCTGACTTCGACATCGCGTCTTCTCGTCGCGCGCCGCGGCATGCGCAATGTCCACGCAATTTTCATCAGCAAGATCGCCAGTGTCCCGATTCTAACGTTCGCATCCCTTTGCAGCGAGCACTCATACGAACATCGGAACCGAAGGGACACCAGCATGAAGTCGATTCGTCCTTCAACGGAAGCGATCCTGATCATGACCTCGCGCGACGTTCTCTCCTTCTTCTACGCATGGGTCTCCCAACCCCGGCAGGTCGGCGCCATCGCCCCCTCGGGCGCGGCGCTGGCCAGACTGATCACCAGCGAGATCGGCCACGACACCGGTCAGGTGATGGAGCTCGGGCCAGGCACCGGCGTCTTCACCGAAGCACTGCTCGGGCGCGGCGTCCGCGAGCACGACCTCACGCTGATCGAGTACGGGTCGGACTTCATGCGGCTCCTGCAATTCCGCTTTCCCGCGGCCCGGGTGCTGTGGATGGACGCAGCGCAGATCGGTCAGTATCGGCTGTTCAACGCACGGTCCCTCGGCGCGGTCGTCAGCGGCCTGCCGCTCCTGAACATGTCGCCACGGAAAGTCATGGGCATTCTCGGCGGCGCCTTCGGCTATCTGCGCGAGGGCGGCGCGCTTTATCAGTTCACCTATGGCCCGCGCTGCCCGGTGCCGCGGCCCATTCTCGATCGTCTCGGCCTGAAGGCGACCTTCGTCGGCAACGCGCTCGCCAATGTTCCGCCCGCCTCGGTCTATCGCCTCAGCCGGCGCAGGCCGCTGAAAATCATCGCCGGCTGAACCGCGGGCATCGGGCGGGGAGGGAATGTCACCCTGGCTCCTCAGGGCCACCGCCCCAATTTTGCCGCATCATCGCCACGATGCGCTGGCACCAGCGCGGTGGATCTGACGCTCGTACCAGCATGGCAACGAGTCCTTCGTACGAGCGCCAGATCCAAAACCGCGCTGGAATTATAGCTATCCTGGTGTCCCTTTGGTTCTAACGTTCGTATAAGCGCTCGCTGCAAGGGCCTACGAACGTTAGAACCGGGACACCAGCCCTTCCCACGACTGAGCCAACCGGGGGTTCCGCCATGACCCAGCCTCGCTTCGACCGCCACGCCCTCGCACGCCCTTTGGGCTTGGCCGCCGCGCTGCTCGCCGGCGTGGCGTTCGCCACGCCCGCCGCGGCCCAGAGCCGCGCCTATGACGAGATCATCGCCGGCGAAGCGGCGGCCAATGGCGTGCCCGAGGAGCTGGTTCATCGCGTCATCCGGCGCGAAAGCAAATACAACGCCGGTCTCGTCGGCCGTGGCGGCACCATCGGCCTGATGCAGATCAAGCTCGCCACCGCCAGGGGCCTCGGCTACAGCGGCACCGCCGAGGGGCTGCGCGATCCGGCGACCAATCTGACCTACGGCATCCGCTATCTCGCCGGGGCCTATCGCACCGCCGACGGCAATCACAACCGTGCGGTGTCGTATTATGCCGGCGGCTACTACTACGCCGCCAAGCGCCAGCGCCACCAGCCGCTGCAGCTTCACCCGATCGAAACCGCCGCGGCGAAGTAGCAAGCTTCAAGCCCGCTCTATTCGGCCGCCTTCGCGCCCCTCGCGCCGAACATGCCGGCGCGTTTCTGCTCAAATACCAGGCGGAACAGGCTTGCGCCGGCAGCAGGTGCTGTTGCATGCCAGAGCGAAGATGACTATTATCCGCCCGTTCCGAGGGGTGCTCCGGGAAGGAGCTGAGATACCGCCACGCAGTCCATTGTTCTGGACGCGGCCGCGGTGACCCTTTGAACCTGATCCGGGTCATGCCGGCGAAGGGACAGGGATGCTACAGACACTCGCACGCGATTCACGCGATTTCCATTCAACCGATTCCGCCTCGCCCGCCCTCGACCTCGCGGTCGATGTGGTCGGCGGCGGCGTCGCCGGCACCTGGCAGGCGCTGCTGCTCGCCCGCGCCGGCTGCCGCGTCCGCCTCTATGAGCGCGACGACGTCAACCTCGCCGGCTCCACCGGCTATTGGGCCGGCGGCATGCTGGCGCCCTATTGCGAAATGGAAGCCGCCGAGCCGGTCATCGTGCGCCTCGGCGAGCGCGCGCTGGCGCTGTGGCGCGAGGTGCTGCCGGAGACGCCGTTCAACGGCTCGCTGGTGATCGCCCATCCGCGCGACCGCGCCGATTTCGAGCGCTTTGCCCGCCTCACCGACCATCATCGCCGGCTCGATGCCGCCGCCATCGCCGAACTCGAGCCGATCCTCGAGGGCCGCTACCGCGACGCGCTGTTCTATCCCGACGAGGGCCATGTCGAGCCGCGCCGGGTGCTGCCCAAGCTCCATGCGCAGCTCACCGCCATGGGCGTCGAGATCCACTATCTCAGCGATCCCGACCTCGACGCGCTCGGCCTCGACGACGACCGCATCGTCATCGACTGCCGTGGCCTCGCCGCGCGCGACGCCCGTCCCGAGCTGCGCGGGGTCAAGGGCGAGATGATCCTGGTGGAAACCGCCGAGATCCAGCTGTCGCGGCCGATCCGGCTGCTGCATCCGCGCTGGCCGCTCTATCTCATCCCGCGCGAGGACAACCGCATCATGATCGGCGCGACCTCGCTGGAGAGCGAGGACGATCGGGTCAGCGTGCGCTCGGCGCTGGAACTGCTCAGCGCCGCCTATGCCGTCCATCCCGCCTTCGGCGAGGCCCGCATCCTCGATTTCGGCGCCGGCCTGCGTCCGGCCTTTCCCGACAACCTGCCGCGCATCGAGATCGAGGGCCGCCGCATCTCCGTCAACGGGCTCTACCGCCACGGCTTCCTGATCGCGCCGGCGCTGGCGGAACGCACCCTCGCCTACCTCGCCCGCGGCGAGATCGACAACCAGGTGATGCGATGCGGGTGATGCCATGCAAGTGATCGTCAATGGCGAACGCCGCGAGATTACCGCGACGCGGGTCGACGCCCTGCTCGGCGAACTCGATTACCAGGGCAGCCATCTCGCCGTCGCCGTCAATTACGATGTCGTGCCGCGCGGCCGCTGGGCCGAGACGGTGCTCAAGGATGGCGATGCCATCGAAATCCTCACCCCGCGCCAGGGCGGCTGAGGCCGCGGCCCGATCGTCAACACACCGGCCACAGGCGGCCGAATATCGGAAACAACCGGCATGGTGAAATTCTACGACGGCGAATTCAACTCACGGCTGCTGATCGGCACCGCGCTCTATCCCTCGCCCGCGATCATGCAGCAGGCGATCCGCGCCGCAGGCAGCGACATCGTCACGGTCTCGGTGCGGCGCGAGAGCGCCGGCGGCAAGACCGGCGACGCCTTCTGGTCGCTGATCCGCGAGCTCGGCATCACCGTGCTGCCCAACACCGCCGGCTGCAAGAGCGTGCGCGAGGCGGTGACGACCGCCAAGCTCGCCCGCGAGCTGTTCGCCACCTCGCGCATCAAGCTCGAGGTCATCGCCGACGACGAGACGCTGCAGCCCGACGTGGTCGGCCTGGTCGAGGCCGCCTCGATCCTGATCAAGGACGGCTTCGAGGTGTTTCCCTATTGCACCGAGGATCTCGGCGTCGCCCAGCGCCTGGTCGACGCCGGCTGCCGGGTGATCATGCCCTGGGCCTCGCCGATCGGCAGCGCCCGCGGCATCGTCAACCGCGACGCGCTCACCCTGCTGCGCCGCCGCCTGCCGGACATCGCGCTGGTGGTGGACGCCGGCCTCGGCGCGCCGTCCCACGCCGCCGCGGCGCTCGAACTCGGCTTCGATGCGGTGCTGCTCAACACCGCGGTGGCGAAAGCCGCCGACCCGGTGGCGATGGCGGAGGCGTTCCGCCTCGCCGTCGACGCCGGCCGCCGCGGCTTCGAGGCCGGGCTGATGGGCCCGCGCGATTTCGCCTCTCCCTCAACCCCTGTCGTCGGGACCCCGTTCTGGCATGCCGTATCCTGATCGCTTCTATCCCGTCGTCGACAGCCTCGCCTGGGTCAAGCGCCTCACCGCGCTCGGCGTCGGCACCGTGCAGCTGCGCGCCAAGAATCTCGCCCACGAGAACGCGCTCGCGCTGGTGCGCGAGGCGCTGGCGATCACCGCCGGCACGGCGACGAGGCTCGTCGTCAACGACTACTGGCGCGCCGCCATCGAGGCCGGCGCGCACCACGTCCATCTCGGCCAGGAGGATCTCGCCGAGGCCGACGTCAAGGCGATCCGCGCCGCCGGCCTCACCCTCGGCCTCTCGACCCATGACGACGACGAGCTCGCCACCGCGCTGCGCTGCGATCCCGATTACGTCGCGCTCGGCCCGATCTACCCGACGACCCTGAAATCGATGCGCTTCGCGCCCCAGGGCGTCGACAAGATCACCGTCTGGAAGCAGCGCGTCGGCGCCATTCCCCTCGTCGCCATCGGCGGCATCAAGCTGGAACAGGCCGGACCGATCTACGCCGCCGGCGCCGATTCCATCGCCGTGGTCAGCGACGTCACCCAGAACGCAGATCCCGACGCGCGGGTGCGCGCCTGGCTTGAAGCTACAACCACCACCGCCTGACAACACAAGAACGGAGGACGCCATGAACATCCGCTCCAATCCGGACGCCACCGTCGCGGCGGTGACCACCGCCCCGCTGCCCTCGTCGCGCAAGATCCATGCGGTGCCCGAGGCGGCGCCGGAC encodes the following:
- a CDS encoding thiazole synthase → MVKFYDGEFNSRLLIGTALYPSPAIMQQAIRAAGSDIVTVSVRRESAGGKTGDAFWSLIRELGITVLPNTAGCKSVREAVTTAKLARELFATSRIKLEVIADDETLQPDVVGLVEAASILIKDGFEVFPYCTEDLGVAQRLVDAGCRVIMPWASPIGSARGIVNRDALTLLRRRLPDIALVVDAGLGAPSHAAAALELGFDAVLLNTAVAKAADPVAMAEAFRLAVDAGRRGFEAGLMGPRDFASPSTPVVGTPFWHAVS
- a CDS encoding HAMP domain-containing sensor histidine kinase, coding for MSGPATPSLKRELTRRLIVLQAALLALLVALVIGTLWASGYLIASRDEDHAIEVVGQALARGPDGGLVLRATPALAKLRSEQTDLWFVVRDDHRQILTEGTVPGPFAHIGDALQDVSQGRLGWSIGDDPARPAARFKRVSSAAGPVQVLTATQGPMSAAKAITAALLLLGAVGLPNLLLMTLATAVATPIVVRRALAGLSEAAAQAARVDAERRGARLSLTRIPAEIAPLVSAVNGALRRLDHGYERSKRFLIDAAHEIRTPIAILQVRLHALADGPEKARLVEDVARLATLAEQLLDLQRLDLHPESMSRVNLVEVGRRVVSDLAPLAIAAGYDIAFACEVDEVGVEGDPVALERALINLVQNAIAHGGRRGSITVSIEQRGLVAVSDEGPGIALADRERIFEPFHRLRSAPAGLGLGLNIVREIVFRHHGRIVVRDNPVKGTRFEMTFPVV
- a CDS encoding FAD-dependent oxidoreductase — encoded protein: MLQTLARDSRDFHSTDSASPALDLAVDVVGGGVAGTWQALLLARAGCRVRLYERDDVNLAGSTGYWAGGMLAPYCEMEAAEPVIVRLGERALALWREVLPETPFNGSLVIAHPRDRADFERFARLTDHHRRLDAAAIAELEPILEGRYRDALFYPDEGHVEPRRVLPKLHAQLTAMGVEIHYLSDPDLDALGLDDDRIVIDCRGLAARDARPELRGVKGEMILVETAEIQLSRPIRLLHPRWPLYLIPREDNRIMIGATSLESEDDRVSVRSALELLSAAYAVHPAFGEARILDFGAGLRPAFPDNLPRIEIEGRRISVNGLYRHGFLIAPALAERTLAYLARGEIDNQVMRCG
- a CDS encoding thiamine phosphate synthase, which produces MPYPDRFYPVVDSLAWVKRLTALGVGTVQLRAKNLAHENALALVREALAITAGTATRLVVNDYWRAAIEAGAHHVHLGQEDLAEADVKAIRAAGLTLGLSTHDDDELATALRCDPDYVALGPIYPTTLKSMRFAPQGVDKITVWKQRVGAIPLVAIGGIKLEQAGPIYAAGADSIAVVSDVTQNADPDARVRAWLEATTTTA
- the thiS gene encoding sulfur carrier protein ThiS, which translates into the protein MQVIVNGERREITATRVDALLGELDYQGSHLAVAVNYDVVPRGRWAETVLKDGDAIEILTPRQGG
- a CDS encoding class I SAM-dependent methyltransferase codes for the protein MKSIRPSTEAILIMTSRDVLSFFYAWVSQPRQVGAIAPSGAALARLITSEIGHDTGQVMELGPGTGVFTEALLGRGVREHDLTLIEYGSDFMRLLQFRFPAARVLWMDAAQIGQYRLFNARSLGAVVSGLPLLNMSPRKVMGILGGAFGYLREGGALYQFTYGPRCPVPRPILDRLGLKATFVGNALANVPPASVYRLSRRRPLKIIAG
- a CDS encoding lytic transglycosylase domain-containing protein, which produces MTQPRFDRHALARPLGLAAALLAGVAFATPAAAQSRAYDEIIAGEAAANGVPEELVHRVIRRESKYNAGLVGRGGTIGLMQIKLATARGLGYSGTAEGLRDPATNLTYGIRYLAGAYRTADGNHNRAVSYYAGGYYYAAKRQRHQPLQLHPIETAAAK